The Prunus dulcis chromosome 5, ALMONDv2, whole genome shotgun sequence genomic sequence AAATCTTATACGCTTGTCTTACATGCATCCTCTTTTGAACAGTTTCtagaaaattttctttcctcCTTGCTTTCATGTTTCTACATAAGCTTTTTATTACTATTATAAGATAAATCTGCTGAGTCACTGCTTTGGAAAACTACCATTTTCTTGATTGTGAATATGAGTAAATATCTCTACACATACATAGATAGATAACACTCCAACCACCACTAAAGGGCTCTCTGTTCTTCAAAAAGATTATCAAATCTTCACTCATAAAattgagaaggaaaaaaaaaaaagattggtTCATCAAGCTCCATGGAGAAGAGGATGAAGCAAAAAAGCAATACCTAACCAAGATGAATGAGGCATATCATGTTGGGACTAGAACCACCTCATCTACATTTGGATATCCAGCAAAACCTCTGATAAAGAAAATTGCAAATCCAAGTAAAGTAATGGCAAGCCAAGGCATGATCATAGCCATGCACCTTCTTCCATTACCACCTTCATTTTTGTTAGCAACCCTTTTCTCTTCCACACTaaccaattttattcttgcctCTATCTCCACCTCTCTCTCCACATCCTCATcagacaaagaagaagatgaagaagttTTAGAACAACCCTGAAAGCAAACTGCAATCTCTTTGCTCTTACCAGagccatcatcatcatcaccatcagaATCATCAAAAGACACTGATCTCACCTCACTCTCTTGCGCCAAACCATTCCCACCGCACCATATCCCTTCTGTTCCTCCAAAACACATCTCTGTTTCACATTCCTCTGCCTCAAAAAGCCTCCTTCCCTTCAACTTACCACTCTCAATGGCtgcccttctctctctcctaatctcctccaccaccaaaTCATTGGTCCTCACTCGCCATTCTCCTTGGGAAGGTGACAGTCCATGTTGAAGTGAAGACATGAGGTGCCTTGGAGAAGTGTCAAGGAGCTGATCAAGATTTTTCACCATGGTGAAACTTGATGAGTTGGTTGAATGCCTCCTCTTGCCGCTTGGGTTAGACTGTTTGTATGAATCCCAGTCTTGCTGCAAGTTCATGAACTGCTTCTGCAGTTTGGTcacactttctttttcttcttctacttgGTGAGTTTTCATGGTAGGGCGCTCTTTTcccttttgggttttcatgGTAGGGTCCCTGTGAAATTGTGATTTGCTTGTTTTTTGAAtcttttttattgaatttgaatgaagGGTAATCTGTATCAGATAATTTGGTGggttaattttgattttcgaAGACAGTCAAAATGACTTCCACTTGGATAAGAAAGAACTACCCACGTTCTCATCATCATTTCTGTGGATTTTGATCCTTGGTGTAATTGGGATGAAGTAGGAGACTGTCCTATGATTCTTTGTATTAGGAAGAATTAATCCGGGCCATTGAATCACTAATCAGATTTTATAGTAGCAAATTAGATAATTATGACCTTTGTTATGCTGCCCTACtggtttctttttctgttcttAGGATCCgatttctttctattttctgtttctttttctcttttttgtttttacttacTTTACTGATTAAtctaaaaaagagagaatccTTTTTACTGTAGAATTATAGTGCTTTTTCCTTACcattttaaaaacattttctttatttcctccAATTTGGGGAAATTCATCACAATCTCACACTAAGAactgttttttattattttaaaaaaactacaaCTAAAATTTGTCCATGATcgtcatcatttttttttccttctaataATCATGATCCTTAAAAAATCATGTCCCAGATACTGAGAGAACCAATAATTACTATTATGTTCATTGAATTTAGGGCTGCAGTTCAGAGTCTATGCAGCTATAGTGGTATTGTACTTTCCATCCCCTTTCCTTCTTGGACTTTATCAGACAAAATTGATTGCttccccaccaccacccatGACCTGATGACCACAAACAACACTTTTCCCCCCAGAAAGATATACGGCTACGCTCCCATCGAGTTTCGTGCACCAACCAATATGATGTCATATTTCGATTTaaacaaatgaataaaaaGTTCAGGTTTTAGCCATGGTTTTGATTGAACTTGTTTAACACATGACCATCCACTGGATGTTACAAATTATGATTCATTTAACAACACTGCAAAAGCTCAAGAagcacaaaaggagaggtagAATTTTTTGAAGCTACACTACAAGCAAAGATTAGTACCCATGAAAAGGGGTCAACTCTCTTAAAAATCTATCACCAACAACCTGAAATCCCTATACGGCAGTTAGGACATCTCCTACTTTCCTAGCCCTTCGATCTATTTAAGTTTCCCTCTGCAAGACTGCTCAGCTTCAAGGCTTCCCTGATACGTCCTCTATTATGCCCTTTCCATCCATAGcgtcgaagaagaagaaattctTGAGGGGGTCTCCTTTGCCTGATATTGCCTTAATGACCTCCTGAGAAGTTTAATACCAAAACATTACGAAAATGTCAATATGTGGTAACTAGCACTTTTCactagaattttattttgacataTAAACATTTctttatctataataaagcAAATGGATAGGTAGCGCACCTGTCCGAGAATCCCCCCAATGATGGGACAAACTGGAGGAAATTCTCTTGTATCAGTCACCAGTCTTTCGAGGAGGACATTTGGGATATGAGATTCGTTCAATGACTGCAATTTTGTTACAATAGCAAGCTTAAGAAGATGCAGAACACAAAAACAGTAACGAGTTTCAAGTACACAAACAATAACAAGTTTTAAGCAGGCATACCTGTGCCTCACAGAGCTCCTTTTTCAACTTCACAACAGCAGGAAGATCTGCAATTGATAATTCTCCAGGTTTACGTTGCTCAACTTCTTCAAACCTTTCTATTACTGCAAGAAAGTGGGGATAATCttgataaatttattttaacaatAAATGGATGGTAACCAATTCATACGATTTATACGATTTAAGGTTATAAATAGATGGTAACAATCAATTCATTCTAGGTGTAGTAGAATTGCAGCATGACTATTAGACTAGAAAGAAAGCATCAATATGCATTCTGGTGTTATGAAAATGATATGTACATCCTCATCCCTTTGGTGAAAGCATTAGTCTTCTCTTCGAGTTCCAATTTaatcctcttcttctttactAGTTTGGTAATTgtaactcttttttttttaaatggcaATAGTTCATCACTTCTCATACAGCAAAGTATAGCTTTGACACTTTCCTGGGAAGTACTCTCGTATCTCCTTTAGTAAAGGCATTAGCTTTCtcgtcttcttctttaatctattgctaaatttctttttaacaacttctttaaaaaacaaattaaaataacaatgACAATAGTTCACCACACCTCGCATAGCAAAGTATAGTTTTGAGAATTTCCTGGGAAGTGCTTTCCAAGGTACTGAAATTGATTCCTGTAATGTAAGATGCATAACACACTCCATCATTAGTAAGTTAAACGTAAATGTGATCCATTACAAcacaattttatatataaaaaaatttataactatatgagaaaaaaaaacaaaacaaaaaataaattccataCGAGACCTCagtccaaaagaaaagacagaTGGTAGCCCTAAATGCTTGTTGTATGAAGAATGGTTTAccatatgaaaatataatctTGTGGTCTTAATTTGATCAAGAAGGTCTTATATTTAATTGTCACCCAGAAAAAAGCATAAACAAGCATCAGCAATTGGAAAAAGGTCTTGGGAAGGTTAGCATGAGAATATTCTGAAACTTAATACATCCTAAGGAAGAACAATGACAGACCAAGTCATACCTCAAAACTTGGATAATGTAGTTCGCATTCGATTGTTTCCTCCCGTTTTTGCTgttaagaaaaacaagaaaatcatTCATGCTCCTGTCATTACAGCATTTTTGCTGAAGATGCTTAAAGGCTATACTTCTCAACGTACGTGCAATCTAAAATTTCATAACCAGTCTAGTGTATGTGCAAACCAATAGCACTTCACTGAAAACCTTCTTACAGTTCTGGCAATGACGGTCATTAGTGCATCAGCCATAAAATGAACAAAGAAACTGGTCAACTACAAACAATGATATTAGAAAGAGTGTACGAAATCAAATAAGATCTTCACCTTCGAGTATTTGTGGTGTTGCAGATCAACAAATATTTCACCACAAGAGTCTCTACAGTCAACTGTATAAAATGCCACACGCTTCGATAACTTTCGGCATTTTTCATTTATCAATTTCTGCAAAATAATGAGAAAGGAAATGGAACTCATCAAAAATGGATGTTTTAAAAGGTTAAAATTAAACATCAAAGAGGAAGGGTATGCACGGTACTTTAGTTGTGAAGGAGCAACAACTGACAACGACGACATCAAACTTACTGTAGAACTCTGCTCCGAAGCTTGACAAATCACCTGTGAGATCAAAATGAGGTATATTCTtagtttctttctcttctcacTTAACTTGGACCAGAAATTACAAATCATTGTTTAACTAGCCTGTCTTTAGTGCCATAAAATATTATAACCATCAACACCAGATTTGATATAGAAACTATGCAACTCAAAAATGATGTTAAACTTAATAGTAAAAATGGTGAACCAATAATATTGGAAATTAGTAGCACTAGAGGCCAGACCTTTTTCTACAGAAACACGAACCATCGGATTGAAATCTTTCAGAGAATCGCGACAAAGTTCAGTTAGAGTTTTCCCGGCACACACATTTTCATCAGAAGGTATCAGAAAGTTGGCAGAAAGCGCTTCCTCGGTCACAGCCCGATTATCAACCAGTGTCAAACTACCAACTCCGGCTAGTACAATATTCTTGCAAAACTACCCAAAGAAAAAGTGCAACAAGCATGAACATGAATGCACCTTAAGAACCTAACACATGCTATCACCACCGATAAAAAAGAAGGTAGATAAAGGTGTTGAATTACCTCAGCAATAGTTCCAGTAATTCCACAGACTAGTATATGAGCTTTGCTCAGTctaaagcaaataaaaaacaatttttttagctcaaaactaaaaacaaaacaaacaacaaaattaattcatgaaatatatgttttataAAAATGCTCACTTTATATCCTGTGTGTTTAACTTTATAGTCACATATATGTACGTACCTTCTCTGGGCACCAGCGCCCCAAACCCTAATTTGGCGATCGTAAAGAGCAGTCTCCTGCTCAGTCAACTCCTCGCCGTCCATTCCTAACCGCAACCTGAAAcctttgaaaataaaaaaattcaaatttcaaactcGAAAAGTTTGGGTGTActgaaaaaccctaaaaaacaGTTACTTACACAATTGGTGGGGAAGGTGGAGCAAGAAAAACCCTAGATGAGCTGAGAATTTGAATTACTGAGAAAACAGACGGACAGAGACACAGGGGCTCAGCAGTAAAATCTCCGGAATTGTTTGATTTTCGAGGCAATATTCggagttttttcattttatttagaCCCAACCTGGATTGGGCCTTAAAATTCGGTCACAGATTGGGCCTCATTTCATACTCTGTCTCCAATTGGGATGTATATGTTTCCCAAATATTTGGGTTCATATAAAATTACCTATAAAAAATAGGACTGAAATGCAAAAAGGTCAATCAAACTGGACCCGCCTAATTGTTGGAAACTAACTGTCCATGTCCAATTTGCACATACTGTTTGCTGAGGCCCAAATAACTGACTCTTTTAACCAGACCAGTGTATGGTCACATCCATTTTATTGcgccttttgttttgttataattGGTCAGCATCATCAAGTTGCTAAGAAAAATGCTAGAGCGTGCACGACTGTTGCTTGTACAACTCATACTCTGATATGTTTTcgttttaaatttattaaactATCAAATATAATCTTATGACGGATCATTTTGGGTGCTTATGCAACTTGACAGTGGCTCAAAGGTGCGTTGACGTTCCTTGTGGTGTTTGGAGATTGCTGAGTGGCAGTGCCCTTCATCTTGGCGCTTTCGAACTCTTTGTTGTGTTTGATGTGAGATCTTGTTTGCATTCGATATTGTgaggttttaaaattttgttaattttgattgatttttagTGAATCggatgtgaattttatatattCAAATAATTACGTATATTTTATACTTTGAATGAACTCGTAACATATATTTTCGAACACATCTAATCTATGGTGATAGGTGAATAGGTGAGGAGTTGGATCTTATCGAATGTGTAGAAAAATCAAACTGAAACTGCTGTCCACGTAATGAATAAAAGTACTCACATTCACATGCTTCCTCCATAATGCACAACAGTGCTTTTTAGTCCCACTTACTCCTGCAGCAAATTTTTCAGATGAATCAATAATTTCACCATCGCTGggtaaaattattaaattttgggGTCAGTGAATTTGCACCTGCAAAATAATTAATGAGTTGCTTTTGATTTACTGAATTATTGGACAATAATTGTTGGGTTCTTGGCATATAGTTATTCCGGAGCAACTCATCATCTGagtaaattataattatagaTACATAATTTGATTATGACTCTGGAACAACTGATCATCCAAGACTATAATAAATCCACAATTACACAACATTACACACAATAGAGTGTCATTTATCGGTGGTGCACATTGCTCTAGTCATAGGATCAAAGTTCGAttcgtcttttttttttcttttctttttttttttttttaaatgtaattgAAAGCGAGTGATTCAACGTATCACACATAAGTTGACACAATATATTTGCATAATACAACAAGAAAAATCGCTATTACCATCACCATTACCACAAACTTAATTTGGAATTGCCCTCTTAAGTGAAGTCATTGTCAAAGTAAGGTAGCTATGACTATGGACGTGACTCCATCATTGAACAATCATCCATCATTATAATTGCAAAAGAATATGACGCGTGAATGGTATGaagaacaaataaacaagaaaaacgaTTGCAATCAACATTACATTAGCAACATacggaaaaaaaagaataagattgttttttttttgggtaaccATAGAAAATGGGATTATCTTCAATCAAATACTAATCTACAAatcaatataattaaattagtaTAAAATCCAAGTACAAATTAGAATATGTATGAGTCAAAATATTAGTATAAATGTGTCAATCGCGTTCATGTGGAGATGAATGTACTTTGAGACGTAGGGAGGCTGACGACGAAAGAATTGATGGTGCGATGGTGCCGACAAGTGAAAACAACACATTAGGATCTTGggttttttataaattttatttatttaaattttatcaaaattgGATTTCAGGGGATGGAGGAAGAGGTGGACAGGTCGACACGTGGCAAATAATTAAACCTTTTCTTCCACTGTGGGAAAACCTTTCCCCCTACAGACAGAGTTTGGTCCCACTGACATTCGCAATTACAGCTGCCACACTGACTTTTGGGTTGTTGCAGATTTAAAGGACTTGTCTAATGTCTCTCGTTTCTGTAGCATGACTCTTTTACCCTTCAATTATTACTCATATTACTACTCTTACTCATGAGAACGTTACGGACATGAAAAATAAACGAATCGATAATGATCAATACTCATTCAACGTAGAGTTTAATTTCCCAATCCTACATACACGTCAGCCATTccttttaattaaaaa encodes the following:
- the LOC117627688 gene encoding uncharacterized protein LOC117627688 gives rise to the protein MKTQKGKERPTMKTHQVEEEKESVTKLQKQFMNLQQDWDSYKQSNPSGKRRHSTNSSSFTMVKNLDQLLDTSPRHLMSSLQHGLSPSQGEWRVRTNDLVVEEIRRERRAAIESGKLKGRRLFEAEECETEMCFGGTEGIWCGGNGLAQESEVRSVSFDDSDGDDDDGSGKSKEIAVCFQGCSKTSSSSSLSDEDVEREVEIEARIKLVSVEEKRVANKNEGGNGRRCMAMIMPWLAITLLGFAIFFIRGFAGYPNVDEVVLVPT
- the LOC117629195 gene encoding SUMO-activating enzyme subunit 1B-1-like produces the protein MDGEELTEQETALYDRQIRVWGAGAQRRLSKAHILVCGITGTIAEFCKNIVLAGVGSLTLVDNRAVTEEALSANFLIPSDENVCAGKTLTELCRDSLKDFNPMVRVSVEKGDLSSFGAEFYSKFDVVVVSCCSFTTKKLINEKCRKLSKRVAFYTVDCRDSCGEIFVDLQHHKYSKQKREETIECELHYPSFEESISVPWKALPRKFSKLYFAMRVIERFEEVEQRKPGELSIADLPAVVKLKKELCEAQSLNESHIPNVLLERLVTDTREFPPVCPIIGGILGQEVIKAISGKGDPLKNFFFFDAMDGKGIIEDVSGKP